In a single window of the Sediminicoccus sp. KRV36 genome:
- a CDS encoding LLM class flavin-dependent oxidoreductase: MPMILAANANAQGSHVGEWRHPTAWDKPASNLENAVRLARIAEGGKFDLLFLADGNGVRNLDKPDLFAATSPSDRPGVFEPVTLLSALAMVTEHIGLVATTTTTYDEPFSVARRFASLDHISKGRAGWNLVTTSNPGDALNFSHEEHVPRDDRYERAAEFAGIVKGLWDSWADDAFPQDKSSGRYLDPSKVHALNHRGKHFQVAGPLNAPRPPQGHPVIFSAGQSETGRELSAATADCVFAIEGTIERAQKLYADLKGRLPKHGRTPESLKILSGVTIIAAETAEEADHLAQELDDLVPPAVGLDYLSKMVGVKMSAYPLDGPFPALDFEHIGPTGIGKAIVAKALEQKMTVRETYRSILPQMAGNFFKGSAMQVADLMERWYLEKACDGFMIAAPVVPTGLERFIRLVVPELQRRGLFRTAYEGRTLRDNLGLARPENRFFMQRAAE, from the coding sequence ATGCCCATGATCCTCGCCGCCAATGCCAATGCCCAGGGCTCCCATGTCGGCGAATGGCGCCACCCCACCGCCTGGGACAAGCCCGCCAGCAACCTGGAGAATGCCGTGCGCCTCGCGCGCATCGCCGAGGGCGGGAAGTTCGACCTGCTCTTCCTCGCCGACGGCAATGGCGTCCGGAACCTCGACAAGCCGGACCTGTTCGCCGCCACCAGCCCGTCTGACCGGCCGGGTGTGTTCGAGCCGGTGACGCTGCTTTCGGCGCTGGCGATGGTGACCGAGCATATCGGCCTCGTCGCCACCACCACCACCACCTATGACGAGCCGTTTTCGGTCGCGCGCCGCTTTGCCTCGCTGGATCATATCAGCAAGGGGCGGGCGGGCTGGAACCTCGTCACCACCTCCAACCCTGGCGATGCGCTGAACTTCTCCCATGAGGAACACGTCCCGCGCGATGATCGCTACGAGCGCGCCGCCGAGTTCGCGGGCATCGTGAAGGGGCTCTGGGATTCCTGGGCGGATGATGCCTTCCCGCAGGACAAGTCCAGCGGCCGCTACCTCGACCCGAGCAAGGTGCATGCGCTGAACCATCGCGGAAAGCATTTCCAGGTGGCCGGGCCGCTGAATGCGCCGCGCCCGCCGCAGGGCCATCCGGTGATCTTCTCGGCCGGGCAGTCGGAGACGGGCCGCGAACTTTCCGCCGCCACGGCCGATTGCGTCTTCGCCATCGAGGGCACGATCGAGCGCGCGCAGAAACTCTATGCCGACCTCAAGGGCCGGCTGCCGAAACATGGCCGGACCCCGGAGAGCCTGAAGATCCTGAGCGGTGTGACCATCATCGCCGCCGAAACCGCCGAGGAGGCGGATCATCTGGCGCAGGAACTGGATGACCTGGTGCCGCCCGCTGTGGGGCTCGACTACCTGTCGAAGATGGTCGGCGTGAAGATGTCCGCCTATCCGCTGGATGGCCCTTTCCCGGCGCTGGATTTCGAGCACATCGGCCCGACGGGCATCGGCAAGGCGATCGTGGCGAAAGCCCTGGAGCAGAAGATGACGGTGCGCGAAACCTATCGCAGCATCCTGCCGCAAATGGCCGGCAATTTCTTCAAGGGCAGCGCCATGCAGGTGGCCGACCTGATGGAGCGCTGGTACCTGGAGAAAGCCTGCGACGGCTTCATGATCGCGGCCCCGGTGGTGCCGACGGGGCTTGAGCGCTTCATTCGCCTGGTGGTGCCGGAATTGCAGCGCCGTGGCCTGTTCCGGACCGCGTATGAGGGCCGGACCCTGCGCGATAATCTCGGCCTCGCGCGGCCGGAGAACCGCTTCTTCATGCAGAGGGCCGCCGAATGA
- a CDS encoding DUF1501 domain-containing protein: MSLARGAAPMILQRRSFLLGLAGAVTLGRSRLAVAAAGPLSERRLVVVLLRGALDGLAAVQPYGDPDFAGLRGPLALPEPGQEGGVLDLGGRYGLHPGLSHLHALYRQDQALMLHAVAGPWRSRSHFEAQDLMEAGSTRRLPDGWLNRALATQAENPESARRGLAVGLDIPLLLRGAVRVGSYAPPGRTHAEPEILAQLAHWHAADPSLGPAFAEGLRARGFSAAVLTGQEPPPAGTHAFVALAGAAGRLLATPRGPRVAALELGGWDTHAGQAGRIMGPLRALDDGVEALRVALGASWSETAILVLTEFGRTVRVNGTGGTDHGTAGVAIVLGGAVRGGRVIADWPGLGTGRLHENRDLMPTLDQRRIAKGLLSQHLGLDRAALARAFPDSEDATPLRGLLRAEA; the protein is encoded by the coding sequence ATGAGCTTAGCCCGAGGTGCCGCACCGATGATCCTGCAACGCCGCTCCTTCCTGCTCGGCCTCGCGGGGGCTGTCACGCTTGGCCGCTCGCGCCTTGCCGTGGCGGCGGCCGGGCCGCTGAGCGAGCGCCGGCTGGTGGTTGTGCTGTTGCGCGGCGCGCTGGATGGGCTGGCCGCGGTGCAGCCCTATGGTGATCCGGATTTCGCCGGCCTGCGCGGGCCGCTTGCCCTGCCCGAGCCGGGCCAGGAGGGCGGCGTCCTGGACCTTGGCGGCCGCTATGGGCTGCATCCGGGCCTGTCGCATCTGCATGCGCTCTACCGCCAGGACCAGGCGCTGATGCTGCATGCGGTGGCCGGCCCCTGGCGCAGCCGCAGCCATTTCGAAGCGCAGGACCTGATGGAGGCGGGCTCCACCCGCCGCCTGCCGGATGGCTGGCTGAATCGCGCCTTGGCGACGCAGGCGGAAAACCCCGAATCGGCGCGGCGCGGCCTCGCCGTCGGGCTGGATATCCCCCTGCTGCTGCGCGGTGCGGTGCGCGTGGGCAGCTACGCGCCGCCCGGGCGGACCCATGCCGAGCCCGAGATCCTGGCGCAGCTGGCCCATTGGCACGCAGCGGACCCCAGCCTGGGGCCGGCCTTCGCCGAGGGGCTGCGTGCGCGCGGCTTCTCGGCCGCCGTGCTGACCGGGCAGGAGCCACCGCCCGCTGGCACCCATGCCTTCGTGGCGCTGGCGGGTGCCGCCGGCCGGCTGCTCGCCACGCCGCGCGGCCCGCGCGTTGCCGCACTGGAGCTGGGCGGATGGGACACGCATGCCGGCCAAGCCGGCCGCATCATGGGCCCGCTGCGCGCCCTGGATGACGGCGTGGAGGCGCTGCGCGTGGCGCTTGGTGCCAGCTGGTCGGAAACGGCGATCTTGGTGCTGACGGAGTTCGGCCGCACCGTGCGGGTGAACGGCACGGGCGGAACGGATCACGGGACGGCCGGCGTGGCCATCGTGCTGGGCGGCGCCGTGCGCGGCGGCCGCGTCATCGCCGATTGGCCCGGCCTTGGCACCGGCCGCCTGCATGAGAACCGGGACCTGATGCCGACGCTGGACCAGCGGCGCATCGCCAAGGGGCTGCTGTCGCAGCATCTCGGCCTGGACCGGGCCGCCCTGGCCCGCGCCTTCCCGGATAGCGAGGATGCGACGCCACTGCGCGGCCTGCTGCGCGCCGAGGCATAG
- a CDS encoding 2-oxoglutarate and iron-dependent oxygenase domain-containing protein, translated as MTEVPILDLSPIRGHDAAAIAALGRQVDAACREIGFLIVQGHAVPPELIAEVRRESLAFFDLPEAEKLALRPPPGTFLRGYTPPETNTLARSRGVETPPDMRSLFSMGRPEANGSQYAAIPEARPFYQPNLWPARPAGLRPAFTAYFREMERLSGELMRAFAVGLGLPIGFFDDKIDNHFAALHALHYGARTTPAAPGQLRAGAHSDFGSLTILMPPAEGGTGLQVQRPDGSFAPVEPPPGAYVINIGDLMQQWTNGRWVSTVHRVVNPEGEGWAMRRLSLGFFCHPNYDAPVAALPGTVAPGEAPKHAPVLAGVYMNQKISAVRRPVATA; from the coding sequence ATGACCGAGGTTCCCATCCTGGATCTGAGCCCGATCCGCGGCCATGACGCGGCCGCCATCGCAGCACTCGGCCGGCAGGTGGATGCGGCCTGCCGTGAGATCGGCTTTCTCATCGTGCAGGGCCATGCCGTGCCGCCGGAACTCATCGCCGAGGTGCGCCGGGAATCGCTGGCGTTCTTCGATCTGCCCGAGGCGGAAAAGCTGGCGCTGCGCCCCCCGCCCGGCACCTTCCTGCGCGGCTACACGCCGCCCGAGACCAATACCCTGGCCCGCTCCCGCGGGGTTGAAACGCCGCCCGACATGCGCTCGCTGTTCTCGATGGGCCGGCCCGAGGCGAATGGCAGCCAATATGCCGCGATCCCCGAGGCGCGGCCCTTCTACCAGCCCAATCTCTGGCCCGCGCGCCCGGCCGGGCTGCGCCCCGCCTTCACCGCCTATTTCCGCGAGATGGAGCGCCTCTCGGGCGAGCTCATGCGCGCTTTCGCGGTGGGGCTCGGCCTGCCGATCGGCTTCTTCGACGACAAGATCGATAATCATTTCGCCGCCCTGCATGCGCTGCATTATGGCGCCCGCACCACGCCCGCCGCCCCGGGCCAGCTGCGCGCCGGGGCGCATAGTGATTTCGGCAGCCTGACCATCCTGATGCCGCCAGCCGAGGGCGGCACGGGGCTGCAGGTGCAACGCCCCGATGGCAGCTTCGCGCCGGTTGAACCGCCGCCCGGCGCTTATGTGATCAATATCGGTGACCTGATGCAGCAATGGACCAATGGGCGCTGGGTCAGCACCGTGCATCGCGTGGTCAACCCGGAAGGCGAGGGCTGGGCCATGCGTCGCCTGTCACTCGGCTTTTTCTGCCATCCGAATTACGACGCGCCGGTTGCGGCCCTGCCCGGCACGGTGGCGCCCGGCGAGGCCCCGAAGCATGCGCCGGTGCTGGCCGGGGTCTATATGAACCAGAAGATTTCCGCCGTGCGCCGGCCCGTCGCCACCGCCTGA
- a CDS encoding urate hydroxylase PuuD translates to MELDAAYLAEWANLLLRWLHMITGIAWIGASFYFIALDNSLEPPKDGNPLVRGEQWSLHGGGFYHKQKYKGAPAAMPTTLHWFKWEAYWTWLSGFSLFMLIYWGQASTYLIDPAVLDLPVWLAIALSLLMIIAGWVGYDLLCRRMTDERKLLLAGSGLLILLALIATHVFSGRGAFLLLGAITGTIMVANVAMVIIPGQKKMVKAIEAGLAPDLKYAEWGRQRSVHNTYLTLPVLLLMISPHYPMLYQAKFNWLVLILVALAGALIRQFFVLRHSGRSNWALPAGGVAVLGLLALLVAPRTDPRFASAEVPSFEEVQGIAASRCAACHAARPSFEGIAAAPKGVMLDTPAQIRRWAAAMRQQVQTEAMPPGNVTDITDAERGKIIAWVAAGAPAR, encoded by the coding sequence ATGGAGCTGGACGCCGCCTATCTGGCCGAATGGGCCAACCTGCTGCTGCGCTGGCTGCACATGATCACCGGCATCGCCTGGATCGGCGCCAGCTTCTACTTCATCGCCCTCGACAATAGCCTGGAGCCACCGAAGGACGGCAACCCTTTGGTGCGTGGCGAGCAATGGTCGCTGCATGGCGGCGGCTTCTACCACAAGCAGAAATACAAGGGCGCGCCGGCCGCGATGCCCACCACGCTGCACTGGTTCAAATGGGAGGCCTACTGGACCTGGCTCAGCGGGTTTTCGCTCTTCATGCTGATCTATTGGGGGCAGGCCAGCACCTATCTGATTGACCCCGCCGTGCTGGACCTGCCGGTCTGGCTGGCCATCGCGCTGTCGCTGCTGATGATCATCGCCGGCTGGGTCGGGTATGATCTGCTCTGCCGCCGCATGACGGATGAGCGAAAATTGCTGCTGGCGGGCTCTGGTCTGCTCATCCTCCTGGCGCTGATCGCCACGCATGTCTTTTCAGGCCGCGGCGCCTTCTTGCTGCTCGGCGCGATCACCGGCACCATCATGGTGGCGAATGTCGCGATGGTGATCATCCCCGGCCAGAAGAAGATGGTGAAGGCCATCGAGGCCGGGTTGGCGCCGGACCTCAAATACGCCGAATGGGGCCGCCAGCGCAGCGTTCACAACACCTATCTGACGCTGCCGGTGCTGCTGCTGATGATCAGTCCCCACTACCCCATGCTGTACCAGGCGAAGTTCAACTGGCTGGTGCTGATCCTGGTGGCGCTGGCCGGCGCGCTGATCCGGCAATTCTTCGTGCTGCGGCATTCCGGCCGTTCCAACTGGGCGCTGCCGGCCGGCGGCGTGGCGGTGCTGGGGCTGCTCGCGCTGCTGGTCGCGCCGCGCACGGACCCGCGCTTCGCCAGTGCTGAGGTGCCCAGCTTCGAGGAGGTGCAAGGCATCGCCGCCAGCCGTTGCGCGGCCTGCCACGCGGCCCGGCCCAGCTTTGAGGGCATCGCGGCCGCGCCCAAGGGCGTCATGCTGGACACCCCGGCGCAGATCCGGCGCTGGGCGGCCGCGATGCGCCAGCAGGTGCAGACCGAGGCCATGCCGCCCGGCAATGTGACTGACATCACCGATGCGGAGCGCGGCAAGATCATCGCCTGGGTGGCGGCCGGGGCACCGGCGCGGTAG
- a CDS encoding peptidylprolyl isomerase: MSETNEAEAQAAPDRENTLIMELKDNGRVTIQLRPDLAPLHVERIKTLTRQGLYDNTPFHRVIEGFMAQGGDPTGTGTGGFRDRGFADIRAEFSPPSRARFLRGTCGMARAQDPNSANSQFFIMFAPTPSLDGQYTIWGQVTAGMEFVDRIKRGVGGGGTVPAPADRLIRMRVLADT; encoded by the coding sequence ATGTCCGAGACGAATGAAGCCGAGGCGCAAGCCGCCCCGGACCGTGAGAATACCCTGATCATGGAGCTGAAGGATAATGGCCGCGTGACCATTCAGCTCCGCCCGGATCTGGCGCCGCTGCATGTCGAGCGCATCAAGACGCTGACCCGCCAGGGCCTCTATGACAACACGCCCTTCCACCGCGTGATCGAAGGCTTCATGGCGCAGGGCGGCGACCCGACCGGCACCGGCACGGGCGGCTTCCGCGACCGCGGCTTCGCCGATATCCGCGCCGAGTTCAGCCCGCCCTCGCGCGCGCGCTTCCTGCGCGGCACCTGCGGCATGGCCCGCGCGCAGGACCCCAACAGCGCGAACAGCCAGTTCTTCATCATGTTCGCGCCGACGCCGAGCCTCGATGGGCAATACACCATCTGGGGCCAGGTCACGGCCGGCATGGAGTTCGTGGACCGCATCAAGCGCGGCGTGGGCGGCGGCGGGACGGTTCCGGCCCCGGCGGACCGTCTGATCCGCATGCGCGTCCTGGCGGATACCTGA
- the coaD gene encoding pantetheine-phosphate adenylyltransferase, with product MVERVALYPGTFDPVTNGHLDVIGRAARLVDRLVIGVAMNIGKGPLFSIEERAELVAAETEAVAKRTGCVIEVRPFTGLLVGFAREVGAQMIVRGLRAVSDFDYEFQMCGMNARLDPEIETVFLMASERNHFISSRFVKEIAQLGGDVSSFVPALTLERTLAKVAK from the coding sequence ATGGTTGAGCGCGTCGCCCTTTATCCCGGCACCTTCGACCCCGTGACCAACGGGCACCTTGATGTCATCGGCCGGGCCGCGCGGTTGGTGGACCGGCTGGTGATCGGTGTCGCCATGAATATCGGCAAGGGGCCGCTGTTTTCCATCGAGGAACGCGCGGAGCTTGTCGCCGCCGAAACCGAGGCCGTGGCCAAGCGCACCGGCTGCGTGATCGAGGTGCGGCCCTTCACCGGCCTGCTGGTCGGCTTCGCGCGCGAGGTGGGCGCGCAAATGATCGTGCGTGGGCTGCGCGCCGTCTCGGATTTCGACTATGAGTTCCAGATGTGCGGGATGAATGCCCGTCTCGATCCCGAGATCGAGACCGTCTTCCTCATGGCGAGCGAGCGGAACCACTTCATTTCCTCGCGCTTCGTGAAGGAAATCGCGCAACTGGGCGGCGATGTCTCCAGCTTCGTGCCGGCACTCACGCTGGAACGCACGTTGGCCAAAGTCGCCAAATGA
- a CDS encoding DUF1800 domain-containing protein, giving the protein MTPSAAHAAIRFGLGARPDAPLPDDPKPWLAAQIRPLAEAPGPSLAEIQAILTDRNRERAGELRRDLTRAESLAWAQRALMTDAPFAERWADFWFNHLTISRRGPAAAAYAGNYHRLAIRPHVFGRFDAMLLAAYRHPAMLAYLDQASSVGPGSRGGQRRNAGLNENLARECLELHTITPAGGYTQADVAALARILTGWSIARGAEQNEPAGFMFREPAHEPGPKTLLGRQYPEGLEAGEQALLFLANQPATHRALARKLARHFISDDPPAAAVARLETAFRTSQGDLGIVARAVIAEPAAWQPLTKIKSGQDYTLSVMRALGMPERAAPAVLGTMTRLGQALWGAPAPIGWGDDAATWAVPEQLMRRVDWANELAGRADAGQRLPLAELAENLLGPLARAETVAAARRAGSAQEAVLLILASPEAHRR; this is encoded by the coding sequence ATGACGCCGTCCGCTGCCCATGCCGCGATCCGCTTCGGCCTTGGGGCAAGGCCGGATGCGCCACTCCCGGACGACCCGAAGCCGTGGCTTGCCGCGCAGATCCGCCCGCTGGCCGAAGCGCCCGGGCCGAGCCTGGCCGAAATCCAGGCGATCCTCACCGACCGCAACCGGGAGCGCGCGGGGGAACTTCGCCGCGACCTGACCCGCGCCGAATCCCTGGCCTGGGCGCAGCGGGCGCTGATGACCGATGCGCCCTTCGCTGAACGCTGGGCGGATTTCTGGTTCAACCACCTCACCATCAGCCGCCGCGGTCCGGCCGCCGCCGCCTATGCCGGGAATTATCACCGGCTGGCCATCCGCCCGCATGTGTTCGGCCGCTTCGATGCCATGCTGCTGGCGGCGTACCGGCACCCGGCCATGCTGGCCTATCTGGACCAGGCGAGTTCAGTGGGGCCGGGCAGCCGGGGCGGCCAGCGCCGCAATGCAGGGTTGAACGAGAATCTGGCCCGCGAATGCCTGGAGCTGCACACCATCACGCCGGCCGGCGGCTATACCCAGGCCGATGTGGCGGCGCTGGCGCGCATCCTCACCGGCTGGTCCATCGCGCGCGGGGCCGAGCAGAATGAGCCGGCCGGCTTCATGTTCCGCGAGCCGGCGCATGAACCCGGCCCCAAGACCCTGCTGGGCCGCCAGTATCCGGAAGGGCTGGAGGCCGGCGAACAGGCCCTGCTGTTCCTGGCCAACCAGCCCGCCACGCATCGCGCCCTGGCGCGCAAGCTCGCGCGGCATTTCATCAGCGATGATCCGCCAGCCGCCGCCGTGGCCCGGCTCGAGACGGCATTCCGGACCAGCCAGGGTGACCTCGGCATCGTCGCGCGGGCCGTGATCGCCGAGCCGGCGGCCTGGCAGCCCCTCACCAAGATCAAATCCGGCCAGGATTATACGCTGAGCGTCATGCGCGCCCTTGGCATGCCGGAGCGCGCGGCCCCGGCCGTACTGGGGACGATGACGCGGCTGGGGCAGGCGCTCTGGGGCGCCCCCGCGCCGATCGGCTGGGGCGATGACGCTGCGACATGGGCGGTGCCCGAGCAACTCATGCGCCGGGTGGATTGGGCGAATGAGTTGGCCGGCCGCGCCGATGCCGGCCAGCGCCTGCCCCTGGCCGAGCTGGCGGAAAACCTGCTGGGCCCGCTGGCCCGTGCCGAAACCGTGGCCGCTGCCCGCCGCGCCGGCTCCGCGCAGGAGGCGGTGCTCCTGATTCTCGCCAGCCCCGAGGCGCATCGCCGATGA
- a CDS encoding ring-opening amidohydrolase, which translates to MDRMTAIFPTRLPMAAPDDLAGFEAMLADGRLDPAGIVSIWCKTRGNGLRNDFTKPWVDLLLRLILARRLGISEQAVAERVPILVSGGAEGLVSPHLVVWSRGRSGARGLLAAVERAVIAPRDQGGVLHAVATAAMVRAAMTQLGLTDPAEIGLVLVRAPSDAAAPGQDARVRIAAAQGVALALGQIPAIALEEPDCFAHCAFVVARHDGPGQQILLLANGPGGDPRAAIAAGLLEDPLDSPGAAAILARLGLIAAPQLPHAQSARVLAAISKGDAPRDGLIRGLPHAMLEDNDVAMHRHARAAYGAMLGALIGHGAVLVSGGAEAQGPPDGGFAAIIAATAGETP; encoded by the coding sequence ATGGACCGGATGACGGCGATTTTTCCCACCCGCCTGCCCATGGCGGCCCCTGACGACCTGGCAGGCTTCGAGGCCATGCTGGCCGATGGCCGGCTCGATCCCGCAGGCATCGTCTCCATCTGGTGCAAGACGCGCGGCAACGGGCTGCGCAATGATTTCACCAAGCCCTGGGTGGATCTGCTGCTGCGGCTCATCCTGGCCAGGCGCCTCGGGATCTCCGAGCAGGCGGTGGCGGAGCGCGTGCCCATCCTGGTCTCCGGCGGGGCCGAGGGGCTGGTCTCGCCGCATCTGGTCGTCTGGTCGCGCGGCAGGTCAGGCGCGCGGGGATTGCTGGCGGCGGTGGAGCGCGCGGTGATCGCCCCGCGGGATCAGGGGGGCGTGCTGCACGCCGTGGCCACGGCCGCCATGGTCCGTGCGGCGATGACGCAACTGGGCCTGACCGACCCCGCCGAAATCGGCCTCGTGCTGGTGCGCGCCCCTTCGGATGCGGCGGCGCCGGGGCAGGATGCGCGGGTGCGCATCGCCGCTGCCCAGGGTGTTGCGCTGGCCCTCGGCCAGATTCCCGCGATCGCGCTGGAGGAGCCCGATTGCTTTGCGCATTGCGCCTTCGTCGTCGCCCGGCATGACGGGCCGGGGCAGCAGATCCTTTTGCTCGCCAATGGCCCGGGCGGCGATCCGCGCGCCGCGATCGCGGCGGGGCTGCTGGAGGACCCGCTGGATTCGCCCGGTGCCGCGGCCATCCTCGCGCGGCTTGGCCTGATCGCAGCACCGCAATTGCCGCATGCCCAATCCGCGCGGGTGCTGGCCGCGATTTCCAAGGGCGATGCGCCGCGGGATGGGCTGATCCGGGGCCTGCCGCATGCCATGCTGGAAGACAATGACGTGGCGATGCACCGCCACGCCCGTGCCGCCTATGGGGCGATGCTGGGCGCGCTGATCGGCCATGGCGCGGTCCTCGTCTCGGGAGGAGCCGAAGCGCAAGGGCCACCCGATGGCGGGTTCGCCGCCATCATCGCCGCCACCGCAGGAGAGACGCCATGA
- a CDS encoding phage baseplate assembly protein V, whose translation MPAQFFGVYRGRIVNTQDPTASGRVQVTVPAIAAVNALWAPVAGPFAPVRAAPQIGATVWVAFEAGDKDHPVVLGTSP comes from the coding sequence ATGCCAGCCCAATTTTTCGGCGTCTATCGCGGGCGCATCGTGAACACCCAGGACCCGACGGCGTCCGGCCGCGTCCAGGTGACGGTCCCGGCCATCGCTGCCGTGAACGCACTCTGGGCGCCGGTTGCCGGGCCCTTCGCGCCGGTTCGTGCCGCGCCGCAGATCGGCGCCACGGTCTGGGTGGCCTTCGAGGCCGGCGACAAGGACCATCCCGTGGTGCTCGGCACCTCCCCCTGA
- the uraH gene encoding hydroxyisourate hydrolase, whose translation MSRLSTHVLDTAHGRPGAGMGFALYRLEGEARVKLAEGVTTADGRAPGDLLPEASYVPGRYQLVYQVAAYFRARGVTLPEPPFLDEVTLSFGLAEEVHYHVPLLVSPFGYTSYRGS comes from the coding sequence ATGAGCCGTCTTTCCACCCATGTCCTCGATACGGCCCATGGTCGCCCCGGTGCCGGGATGGGCTTTGCCCTGTATCGGCTGGAAGGGGAGGCGCGGGTGAAGCTGGCGGAGGGCGTTACCACCGCCGATGGCCGCGCGCCCGGCGACCTCCTGCCCGAGGCCAGCTATGTCCCTGGCCGCTACCAGCTGGTCTATCAGGTCGCCGCCTATTTCCGCGCCCGCGGCGTGACCCTGCCCGAGCCCCCCTTCCTCGATGAGGTGACGCTGAGCTTCGGATTGGCTGAAGAGGTGCATTACCACGTGCCGCTGCTGGTCTCGCCCTTCGGCTACACCAGCTATCGGGGCAGCTGA